CGAGGGTCAGGTCTCCCTAGAAATGACAGAGGAACAAATATCCAATGCCCAGAAATTCAGCTGCACATTTCATGGGGATTTCTTCCTGGAAAACAATCCCACCACATTCCAAGATGCTGTCAAAATCTACACAACCCTCCCAAAgttactgggagatgatggagagCACGCAGTGCCCATGAGGGTCTGGCTCTACCCACTCAACAAACTGGCTTCCAAAGCTGCTCAGCTGGTATGGGACATAAGTATCGGATTGCTCAATGACTGCCAGTCTGTGCTGGAGCAGCTCAGTGAGACGGTGATCAGATGTAATGATATGATGAGAGACAGTGTCACCGTTCAATTTCCAGAGATCGGGGACAAGATACTGAAATTCCGAGAGATGTGTCTGGAGTACAGAGTGGTTTTCCAGAAGGCTTTATCCAGCGTGTTACCATCTATCCGTGGAGGTGGGgaggaggaagggtcactggtgAATATTCTGAAGAACAAGGAACAGTCACCATTCAAACACCAGGCACTGAGCAAATGGCTGGATGACAAGGAGCGGGAAATGAATATGGTGAGGTATTACCTCAATATATTAAAGGATATATACACTGTAAAATCAAGAAGTGAGTTATATCACAAAGTGTTTGTCCTAGAAAGAGAGAATCTGGTCTGCTTCACATTCACATCCCTGCAGCAAGAGGATTTCTATCTGTCAGAAGCAGACAGCTACCTACAGTCTCACACAGCTGAGAAAATGCAGATACCAGATCCTGCTGACCAGGACAGTGCAGAACATCACAACCAGCAGTGGTTTCACTCAGAGTCTGTATCCCGGAAGATGAGGGAGCTCTCTGACTCATTCCTGGATTTTGCCACAGCGAACAGAGCACAAGGGAAAACAAAGTTCATTGTTGCGTCTGTGCAGGATGACAGTAATGTGGGAGCATCGATTTACCTGTATGGGGGAGGGTTTGTGGTGAATCACTGCTTCACACCCCCATCACAGCCGGAGAGACCTGTGGTCAGTGGAACATCACATGACAGTGTGACTCTCCAATTACAGCCACCGAGACATGGTGCTGGGGAGACTGTTGGGTACAGGGTGGAATACCGAAACATCCAACAGGAGGAATGGAAAACTGTGGATACTCCTGATAAATCCGAATCCTTCACAATCCCTGGGTTACAGCCCCATCAGGAATATCAATTCCAATACAGAGCAGTGACCAAGGTCGGGGTCAGCAAGGCCAGTGAGTGTTCCTGGGTCACCACACATCCTACAAGCCCACCTGGTAAACCTTTAACACTCAAGGTTTACTGGGATGATGTATCACTCACCTGGGACAGGCCAACTGAGATTGGAGCTGGTGTTAATATTGTTCAGTACAGGATTGAATATAGAGAAGGAAAGGCAGGTCCCTCCAGCACAGAGAATGCATTGTGGGAAGAAATAAAGACAACAGACAGTGAATGTTGTTGTACTTTAAAGGGATTGATACCCAACACCTCCTACAGAGTGCGAGTGTCTGCTGACTGTGGAGAAGGAGGTTCGAGTGAACCAAGTGAGGAGCTTTTAATAGAAACTGAAAATCAGCCAAAGAGACTGGCTGTGAAACTTCTCAGAGAATGTACATTAACAGCCAGGGGGACCCCTCCGATTTACACACTGCCCTTACAGAAGAAGGTACTTGATGAGGCTGGACACCTTGTAAAATGCTCCTTTGGAAAACCCACTGGAAAACACAGTGTGAGGACAATCATGGTTCTtggagcaacaggagcaggaaaaacaACCCTCATCAATGGGATGGTCAACTACATCCTGGGTGTGGGATGGGAAGACAACTTCAGATACAAATTAATTAATGAAGGGACAGGAAGATCCCAGGCTGAAAGTCAGACATCATCAATCACTGCCTATGAACTGCACTATCGAGCAGGATTCCAGATTGATTACTCTCTCACTATCATCGACACTCCAGGATTCGGAGACACCAGGGGGATAATCCGAGATAAATTGCTCACTGATCAGATCCGAGAGTTCTTCACTTCCCCAGATGGTGTCGATCAGATCGATGCTGTGTGTTTTGTTGCTCAGGCCTCTTTGGCTCGTCTGACCCCAACACAGAAATATGTCTTTGATTCAATTCTTTCCATTTTTAGTAAAGATATTGCAGAGAACATCCGAATCCTGGT
This Chiloscyllium punctatum isolate Juve2018m chromosome 30, sChiPun1.3, whole genome shotgun sequence DNA region includes the following protein-coding sequences:
- the LOC140455589 gene encoding uncharacterized protein — its product is MEVSAVTENLWLQGSQSHCPGTRTATTVIEQAALGRPFQLGMLYDCRSDFLIPGVTLWDLEILQKDLEVRLQPETEFDVIASDSTDTKASALNVDGSLKASFLCGLVEVAGSAKYLNDTKRSRQQARVTLQYRTTTRFEQLTMSHLGLQNITHPNVFDEGTATHVVTAVLYGAQAFFVFDQEVSVTENLQDIQGHLKGIVNMIPTIAIEGQVSLEMTEEQISNAQKFSCTFHGDFFLENNPTTFQDAVKIYTTLPKLLGDDGEHAVPMRVWLYPLNKLASKAAQLVWDISIGLLNDCQSVLEQLSETVIRCNDMMRDSVTVQFPEIGDKILKFREMCLEYRVVFQKALSSVLPSIRGGGEEEGSLVNILKNKEQSPFKHQALSKWLDDKEREMNMVRYYLNILKDIYTVKSRSELYHKVFVLERENLVCFTFTSLQQEDFYLSEADSYLQSHTAEKMQIPDPADQDSAEHHNQQWFHSESVSRKMRELSDSFLDFATANRAQGKTKFIVASVQDDSNVGASIYLYGGGFVVNHCFTPPSQPERPVVSGTSHDSVTLQLQPPRHGAGETVGYRVEYRNIQQEEWKTVDTPDKSESFTIPGLQPHQEYQFQYRAVTKVGVSKASECSWVTTHPTSPPGKPLTLKVYWDDVSLTWDRPTEIGAGVNIVQYRIEYREGKAGPSSTENALWEEIKTTDSECCCTLKGLIPNTSYRVRVSADCGEGGSSEPSEELLIETENQPKRLAVKLLRECTLTARGTPPIYTLPLQKKVLDEAGHLVKCSFGKPTGKHSVRTIMVLGATGAGKTTLINGMVNYILGVGWEDNFRYKLINEGTGRSQAESQTSSITAYELHYRAGFQIDYSLTIIDTPGFGDTRGIIRDKLLTDQIREFFTSPDGVDQIDAVCFVAQASLARLTPTQKYVFDSILSIFSKDIAENIRILVTFADDQVPPVLEAINVAEVPCPKDKKGFPVHFKFNNSEDEAYDNSFAAMFWKLGLNSMRKFFSALSKIETKSLRLTNEVLRERQQLQAAIEGLQPVIKVSLTKLEEIRRTEQALKQHQINLDANKDFEYEVESTVPVKIDISGSGNYITNCQKCFITCHYPCGIPNDDGKIGCTAMNQHGYCTVCPGKCIWSVHFNQKYRFEYETRKEKRTYAELKEKYEKETGEKMTQEKILKQVQQEFAEVTDVVLKLIEMSNQCILRLEEIALRPNPLSTPEYIDLLIQSEKEEAKPGFLDRIQSLIEVKEQAVLIAKLAGREELLPKESEPYQAKMEIKLFQPDKIILQTWKWVKRQVEKLPKSS